The following proteins come from a genomic window of Thiothrix winogradskyi:
- a CDS encoding substrate-binding domain-containing protein codes for MKKLALAIAAALALSATAAHARDNIEIVGSSTVYPFTTAVAETFSKKTGNPAPKVEATGTGGGMKLFCAGAGVETPDLTNASRRMKKSEFEDCKKNGVDAITEIKMGYDGLTIAQSKSSDEFKNFTLKDLYMGLAKDVPNEKGELVPNTAKTWKEVNAELPDVKIEVLGPPPTSGTRDSFNELGMEGGCKQVESLKALKEKDEKAYKAACQTIREDGAYIEAGENDNLIVQKLEANPKALGAFGFSFLEQNEDKLRGLAIGGVAPSAEAVIDGSYPMSRSMFVYVKNSHVDQVKGIKEFVAEYVSEAAMGADGYLADKGLVPVDAKELPEIAKNATSLTAMTGDDLK; via the coding sequence ATGAAGAAACTTGCTCTGGCGATTGCTGCTGCTCTGGCGCTGTCTGCTACCGCTGCTCACGCACGTGACAACATCGAAATCGTGGGTTCTTCCACTGTTTATCCTTTCACCACAGCAGTTGCTGAAACATTTTCTAAAAAGACTGGCAACCCAGCCCCTAAAGTTGAGGCAACTGGTACTGGCGGCGGCATGAAATTGTTCTGCGCGGGTGCTGGCGTTGAAACCCCAGACCTGACTAACGCTTCACGCCGCATGAAAAAAAGCGAATTTGAAGACTGCAAAAAGAACGGCGTTGATGCTATCACTGAAATCAAAATGGGCTACGACGGTCTGACTATCGCGCAATCCAAAAGCAGTGATGAATTCAAAAACTTCACCCTGAAAGATTTGTACATGGGCTTGGCGAAAGACGTGCCTAACGAAAAAGGCGAGTTAGTTCCTAACACCGCCAAAACTTGGAAAGAAGTTAACGCTGAACTGCCAGACGTGAAAATCGAAGTGCTCGGGCCGCCACCTACCTCTGGTACTCGTGACTCTTTCAACGAGCTGGGTATGGAAGGTGGCTGTAAGCAAGTAGAATCCCTGAAAGCCCTCAAAGAAAAAGACGAAAAAGCTTACAAAGCGGCTTGTCAAACCATCCGTGAAGACGGTGCGTATATTGAAGCGGGTGAAAACGACAACCTGATCGTGCAAAAACTGGAAGCAAACCCTAAAGCCTTGGGCGCATTCGGTTTCAGCTTCCTTGAGCAAAACGAAGACAAACTGCGCGGTTTGGCTATCGGCGGCGTTGCACCTTCAGCAGAAGCGGTTATTGATGGCAGCTACCCCATGTCACGTTCCATGTTCGTTTACGTGAAAAACAGCCACGTTGACCAAGTAAAAGGCATCAAGGAATTTGTTGCTGAATACGTGAGTGAAGCAGCAATGGGTGCTGATGGTTACTTGGCAGACAAAGGTTTAGTGCCTGTTGATGCTAAGGAACTGCCAGAAATCGCCAAGAATGCAACGTCATTGACCGCAATGACCGGCGACGACTTGAAATAA
- a CDS encoding helix-turn-helix domain-containing protein yields the protein MNIQQQIRARRRALGFTQAAMKTRIGMGQQQYQRIEAGGNANLDTIQLIADGLNADLMLIPRNRVQAVLNLLNGIEPTPAPTTSADLEDPWKELLADLYEEEA from the coding sequence ATGAACATCCAGCAACAAATCCGCGCCCGCCGCCGCGCCTTAGGCTTTACCCAAGCCGCCATGAAAACCCGCATCGGCATGGGTCAACAACAATACCAACGCATCGAGGCCGGGGGTAACGCCAACCTTGACACTATCCAGCTTATTGCCGACGGGCTAAATGCCGACTTGATGCTGATCCCCCGCAATCGGGTACAGGCAGTACTGAATTTACTCAATGGCATAGAGCCGACACCTGCCCCAACAACTTCAGCCGACCTTGAAGACCCTTGGAAAGAGTTACTGGCTGATTTATACGAGGAAGAAGCGTGA
- a CDS encoding type II toxin-antitoxin system HipA family toxin, which yields MTAKTQASVLALQLHGCHLAYLTGFAGGRNTITFTPDYLNATERPTFTLSQLGNPKLFDKPWTTQLRLHPALSNLLPEGALREWVARNLKIHPDNEFPLLAWLGNDLPGALIATPVDPLQVPDWVLSGHSRTARLLIPINHDGQRFSLAGVQMKFSGRHKDGRYHISQAGELGNWIIKTPSTLYPGVPANEYTCMTLAQLAGVEIPDIRLLPLADLEGLPAIQLPAETHAYAIRRFDRDADDGRIHTEDFAQILQKYPHEKYHSSNYEMLGRILQQFSADGTADLQQLARRLLVNILLGNGDAHLKNWTVIYPDQINPQLAPAYDILYTQAYITGETQAALNMGGSKDWYKLEWQHFQRWAKKVGISWALIETSLYDTLERARNLWPAALQELPMLDVHKAALHTHWQRLNPAWRMT from the coding sequence GTGACGGCTAAAACGCAAGCCAGCGTATTGGCGCTTCAACTGCACGGTTGCCACCTTGCCTACCTGACAGGGTTTGCAGGTGGGCGTAATACCATCACCTTCACCCCTGACTACCTGAACGCCACCGAACGCCCGACCTTCACCCTGTCCCAACTCGGCAACCCCAAACTGTTCGATAAACCGTGGACAACGCAATTGAGGCTCCATCCGGCACTATCCAACCTATTACCGGAAGGTGCATTGCGGGAATGGGTAGCCCGCAACCTGAAAATCCACCCTGACAATGAGTTTCCCCTGCTGGCATGGTTAGGCAACGACCTACCCGGCGCACTCATTGCTACACCAGTTGACCCGTTGCAAGTACCTGACTGGGTATTGTCAGGGCATTCGCGAACCGCTCGCCTGCTGATTCCCATCAACCATGACGGACAACGTTTTTCCCTCGCCGGGGTGCAAATGAAATTTTCCGGCAGGCACAAAGACGGGCGCTACCACATCAGCCAAGCAGGTGAACTGGGCAACTGGATCATCAAAACACCTTCCACTCTTTACCCAGGCGTACCCGCCAACGAATACACCTGCATGACACTGGCACAACTTGCTGGGGTGGAAATCCCCGACATCCGCCTACTGCCATTGGCTGATTTGGAAGGTTTACCCGCTATCCAGTTACCGGCGGAAACCCATGCTTATGCTATCCGCCGTTTTGACCGTGATGCGGATGACGGGCGTATCCATACCGAAGATTTCGCCCAAATCCTGCAAAAATACCCGCACGAAAAATACCACAGCAGCAACTACGAAATGCTGGGGCGCATCCTCCAGCAATTCAGCGCCGACGGCACGGCTGACCTGCAACAACTGGCACGCCGCCTGCTGGTTAATATTTTGCTCGGCAACGGCGATGCCCACCTGAAAAACTGGACGGTTATCTACCCAGACCAAATAAATCCACAACTTGCCCCCGCCTATGACATTCTCTATACCCAAGCCTACATCACGGGCGAAACCCAAGCTGCCCTGAACATGGGAGGTAGCAAAGACTGGTACAAACTGGAATGGCAACACTTCCAGCGTTGGGCAAAAAAAGTCGGTATTTCATGGGCATTGATTGAAACCAGCTTGTATGACACGCTAGAACGCGCCCGTAATTTGTGGCCTGCTGCCCTACAAGAACTGCCGATGCTGGATGTTCATAAAGCAGCCTTACACACCCACTGGCAACGCCTGAACCCAGCGTGGCGAATGACCTGA
- a CDS encoding protein adenylyltransferase SelO, with protein MRPLNFDNRFVRELPGDTDGLNVPRQVHNALWSSVQPTPVANPQLLAYSPEVAALLGWTDADIQHPDFAQVFGGNQLLTGMQPYAACYGGHQFGGWAGQLGDGRAMSLGETLNSAGERWELQLKGAGSTPYSRRADGRAVLRSSVREFLCSEAMHHLGIPTTRALSLVATGDGVLRDMFYDGNAQIEPGAIVCRVAPSFTRVGNFELPASRGDLRLLEQLVDFTIARDYSELQGDTQEKRGQWFLEICRRTAVMIAHWMRVGFVHGVMNTDNMSILGLTIDYGPYGWLEDYDPMWTPNTTDAQGKRYSYGQQPYIGHWNLARLKDALKPVISDTNVLQAGSQLYADTYSETFGTMLAAKFGIRELSDEDAPWINGAFELLHKAEVDMTLFFRNLALLDVQQPTLTPLYPAFYRDDLLQQYHAEWEQWLQLYCQRLQRDGMSDQERQQRMNTVNPRFVLRNYLAQQAIDQASAGDNSMITELLDVLRHPYAEQAHYAKFAEKRPEWARHKAGCSMLSCSS; from the coding sequence ATGCGTCCTTTAAACTTTGACAACCGCTTTGTACGCGAACTCCCCGGCGATACCGACGGGCTTAATGTACCGCGCCAAGTACACAACGCACTGTGGTCAAGCGTGCAACCCACGCCAGTAGCCAATCCACAATTACTGGCGTATTCGCCCGAAGTAGCTGCACTGCTGGGCTGGACAGATGCCGACATTCAACACCCCGATTTCGCGCAAGTCTTCGGCGGCAACCAATTGCTCACGGGAATGCAACCCTATGCGGCTTGCTACGGCGGACACCAATTCGGCGGCTGGGCAGGACAATTGGGTGACGGACGCGCCATGAGCCTCGGCGAAACCCTCAATAGCGCAGGCGAACGTTGGGAATTGCAACTCAAAGGCGCAGGTTCCACTCCTTATTCACGCCGTGCGGATGGGCGAGCGGTATTGCGCTCCTCAGTGCGCGAATTCCTGTGTAGCGAAGCCATGCACCATCTCGGTATTCCCACCACCCGTGCCTTGAGTCTGGTTGCGACGGGTGATGGCGTGTTACGCGATATGTTTTACGATGGCAACGCGCAAATTGAACCGGGGGCAATCGTGTGCCGGGTTGCGCCCTCGTTCACCCGCGTTGGCAACTTTGAACTACCTGCCTCGCGTGGCGACCTCCGCTTGCTGGAACAATTGGTGGATTTCACCATCGCCCGCGATTACTCCGAACTGCAAGGCGATACGCAAGAAAAACGCGGGCAATGGTTCTTGGAAATCTGCCGTCGCACAGCGGTGATGATTGCGCACTGGATGCGAGTTGGCTTCGTGCACGGGGTAATGAACACCGACAATATGTCGATCCTGGGTCTGACCATCGACTACGGACCTTACGGTTGGCTGGAAGATTACGACCCCATGTGGACACCTAACACCACCGACGCCCAAGGCAAACGTTACAGCTACGGGCAACAACCCTATATCGGTCACTGGAATCTGGCACGTTTGAAAGATGCCCTGAAACCCGTGATCAGTGATACCAATGTGCTGCAAGCCGGTTCGCAATTGTATGCGGATACTTACAGCGAAACCTTCGGCACGATGCTGGCGGCGAAATTCGGGATTCGGGAACTCTCTGATGAGGATGCGCCCTGGATCAATGGCGCATTTGAATTGTTGCACAAAGCGGAAGTGGATATGACGCTGTTCTTCCGTAATCTGGCATTATTAGATGTGCAGCAACCAACGCTTACCCCGCTCTATCCCGCATTCTACCGCGATGATTTATTGCAGCAATACCATGCCGAATGGGAGCAGTGGTTACAGCTTTATTGCCAACGGTTGCAGCGTGATGGTATGTCTGACCAAGAACGTCAGCAGCGTATGAATACCGTTAACCCGCGTTTTGTGTTACGCAATTACCTCGCGCAACAAGCCATCGACCAAGCCAGTGCGGGCGACAATAGTATGATTACAGAATTGTTGGACGTGTTGCGTCACCCTTATGCTGAGCAAGCGCACTATGCAAAATTTGCCGAAAAACGCCCCGAATGGGCAAGGCACAAAGCGGGATGTTCGATGCTGTCTTGCAGCTCCTAA
- a CDS encoding rhodanese-like domain-containing protein: MNKPKTFAALVADALPHIQELMPWDVEALQASNPDVLIVDIREADEYDAAHLKDSLHVPRGILETSCDWGYSDTIPELVMARDKPVVLVCRSGNRTALAALTLQLLGYQQVYSMKTGIRGWNDYELPLFNKAGEPVDVDWAETELDPPTRPEQMQPKG; this comes from the coding sequence GTGAATAAGCCTAAAACCTTTGCGGCACTGGTTGCCGATGCGTTGCCCCATATTCAGGAATTGATGCCGTGGGATGTGGAAGCGCTGCAAGCCAGCAACCCTGATGTGCTGATTGTCGATATTCGCGAAGCCGATGAATATGACGCGGCGCACCTGAAAGATTCCCTGCATGTGCCGCGTGGTATTTTGGAAACCTCTTGTGATTGGGGTTATTCCGACACCATTCCTGAGTTAGTGATGGCACGTGATAAGCCGGTGGTGCTGGTGTGTCGTTCGGGAAACCGTACTGCACTGGCTGCACTGACCTTGCAGTTACTGGGTTATCAGCAGGTGTATTCCATGAAAACCGGGATACGCGGCTGGAATGATTATGAATTGCCCTTGTTCAATAAAGCGGGTGAGCCAGTGGATGTGGATTGGGCGGAAACCGAATTAGACCCGCCCACGCGCCCGGAACAAATGCAGCCCAAGGGGTAA
- a CDS encoding response regulator, which translates to MNEKVLLIDDHTLFRAGLEDLLTRRGIRVVAAVGSGDEGLAAALNLEPDIVLLDMRMPQMDGLTVLRQLRKNTPNLRVVMLTTSSNENDLVEALRSGARGYLLKDIEPDELVVALREIVAGKTVVAPELAPVLARVVQGGDARAHEDKIANPFSELTPREYEILTLLAEGQSNKVIARNLGISDGTVKLHVKAILRKLNVSSRITAAVMAVEHGIRVEAANAEH; encoded by the coding sequence ATGAACGAAAAAGTATTGTTGATTGATGACCACACCCTGTTTCGTGCAGGTTTGGAAGATTTACTGACCCGGCGGGGTATCCGAGTGGTCGCTGCGGTTGGCAGTGGTGACGAAGGCTTAGCCGCTGCCCTCAACCTCGAACCGGATATTGTCTTGCTGGATATGCGGATGCCGCAAATGGACGGTCTCACGGTATTACGCCAGTTACGCAAAAATACCCCGAATCTGCGTGTCGTCATGCTCACCACCAGCAGCAATGAAAACGATTTAGTGGAAGCTTTGCGCAGTGGTGCACGCGGTTACTTGCTCAAAGACATTGAACCCGATGAATTAGTGGTGGCTTTGCGCGAAATCGTCGCAGGCAAAACCGTGGTTGCCCCGGAACTCGCGCCGGTATTGGCAAGAGTGGTGCAAGGCGGTGATGCGCGGGCGCATGAAGACAAGATTGCCAACCCATTCTCTGAATTGACGCCGCGTGAATACGAAATCCTTACCTTGTTGGCAGAAGGTCAGAGTAACAAAGTCATTGCCCGCAACCTAGGCATCTCCGATGGCACGGTAAAACTGCATGTTAAAGCCATTTTACGTAAATTAAATGTCAGCTCCCGTATTACCGCAGCGGTAATGGCGGTGGAACACGGTATCCGTGTCGAAGCGGCTAATGCAGAGCATTAA
- a CDS encoding ATP-binding protein, with amino-acid sequence MQESVVKLPIPTTLPQPDVDDVAETISRESYWASQEGRPVIDLPWQAQVSLMVLVFTFTVIGAVYFWATSSKAEYQWIAPVMTGLWLIAGAGVLSLLYWMWREFSRFGAELSRWAIRLRKGDFSARMPISGKSCPSRKIREQINAITEDYQALSRVQQKRMSRQEKYLAQKKRHLSVLYEVATCVNRADSLEDLLKRFLHTLTDVVHAEAATVRLLDREGNMRLVSSIGLNTAALKAEETLPRPDCLCGKAASERGIKVRGDVAQCNVILGKPLCAGQQDLEMLAIPLQYRDKILGIYNLFIRQGRYDKVEDDELLLSIGQHLGMAIEKANSDEDMRTLSIMEERTRMAHELHDSLAQTLASLRFKVRLLDDSFNRGAEADMWHELEVLENTIDEAYAELRSLITDFRAPIDGKGILRAVERLTERFRQETGMEVFFYHNWALKDLSREVELEVIRIVQESLTNIRKHSQAATVRLLLYSNEEGRCSILVEDDGIGLPDPLPEPNPTTGEHIGLRIMQERADKIGGEIQFESEPGEGTLIQLNFDAPPTKKLSDLFGM; translated from the coding sequence ATGCAAGAAAGCGTCGTCAAACTCCCCATTCCCACCACATTGCCTCAGCCAGACGTTGACGATGTTGCGGAGACGATTTCACGCGAGAGCTACTGGGCGAGTCAGGAAGGTCGCCCGGTTATTGATCTGCCCTGGCAGGCACAAGTTAGCCTGATGGTGTTGGTTTTTACGTTTACTGTCATTGGTGCTGTCTATTTTTGGGCTACCAGCAGCAAAGCGGAGTATCAGTGGATTGCGCCTGTGATGACCGGTTTGTGGCTTATCGCGGGTGCGGGTGTTTTGTCATTGCTGTATTGGATGTGGCGGGAATTTTCACGGTTTGGTGCGGAATTATCCCGCTGGGCGATTCGCTTGCGTAAAGGTGATTTCAGTGCGCGGATGCCAATTTCAGGAAAAAGCTGTCCGTCGCGCAAAATTCGCGAGCAAATCAACGCGATTACCGAAGATTATCAGGCACTGTCACGGGTGCAGCAAAAACGCATGAGTCGGCAGGAAAAATACCTTGCCCAGAAAAAGCGTCACCTTAGCGTTCTTTACGAGGTGGCAACCTGTGTTAATCGTGCCGATAGTTTGGAGGATTTACTCAAGCGGTTTCTGCATACCCTGACCGATGTGGTACACGCGGAAGCGGCGACCGTGCGTTTGCTGGATCGTGAGGGCAATATGCGCTTGGTATCCAGCATTGGTTTGAATACAGCCGCCCTAAAAGCTGAAGAAACTTTGCCTCGACCTGATTGTTTATGCGGTAAAGCTGCCAGTGAGCGTGGAATTAAAGTGCGTGGCGATGTTGCACAATGCAATGTGATTTTAGGCAAGCCCTTATGTGCGGGGCAGCAAGATTTGGAAATGCTGGCGATTCCGCTGCAATATCGCGATAAAATTCTGGGCATTTACAATCTCTTCATTCGGCAAGGGCGTTACGATAAGGTGGAAGATGACGAGTTGTTGCTCAGCATCGGTCAGCATTTGGGTATGGCGATTGAGAAAGCCAATAGCGATGAAGACATGCGCACCCTGTCGATCATGGAAGAGCGTACCCGTATGGCGCACGAGTTGCATGATTCACTGGCACAAACCCTTGCCAGTTTGCGTTTTAAAGTACGTTTGCTGGATGACTCCTTCAATCGTGGGGCGGAAGCGGATATGTGGCATGAGTTGGAGGTGCTGGAAAACACCATCGACGAAGCTTACGCCGAGTTACGCAGCTTGATTACCGATTTTCGTGCGCCGATTGATGGCAAGGGAATTTTACGGGCAGTTGAACGTCTGACCGAGCGTTTCCGCCAAGAAACCGGTATGGAAGTTTTTTTCTACCATAATTGGGCACTGAAAGATTTATCACGCGAAGTTGAGTTGGAGGTGATTCGCATTGTGCAAGAATCACTGACCAATATTCGCAAGCACAGCCAAGCCGCTACCGTGCGCTTGTTACTGTACAGCAATGAAGAAGGTCGGTGCAGCATTTTAGTGGAAGACGACGGTATTGGCTTGCCTGACCCTTTGCCCGAACCTAACCCTACCACGGGTGAACACATCGGTTTACGCATTATGCAGGAGCGGGCGGACAAGATCGGTGGTGAGATACAGTTTGAAAGTGAACCGGGTGAGGGTACACTGATACAATTAAATTTCGATGCACCGCCAACTAAGAAGCTTTCTGACTTGTTTGGCATGTAA
- a CDS encoding HesB/IscA family protein codes for MITVTATAATQVRTASVQGNAIGLPLRIAIQRKPDGAFHYLMGFDDQDKAGDQKIESEGVALVVDEVSQPLVAGMTLDYVEIDGKLEFVFINPNDPNYRPPQA; via the coding sequence ATGATCACAGTTACTGCCACCGCTGCTACTCAAGTTCGTACCGCTTCGGTACAGGGTAATGCCATTGGTTTACCGTTACGCATTGCTATCCAAAGAAAGCCTGATGGCGCGTTTCATTACCTGATGGGCTTTGATGATCAGGACAAAGCAGGTGACCAAAAGATCGAATCCGAAGGTGTGGCGCTGGTGGTAGATGAGGTTTCCCAGCCTTTAGTGGCAGGTATGACTCTGGACTATGTGGAAATCGACGGTAAACTGGAGTTTGTTTTCATCAATCCGAATGACCCTAATTACCGTCCACCACAGGCATAA
- a CDS encoding cobyrinate a,c-diamide synthase codes for MARIFISATHKSSGKTTLSIGLCAALYAQGLRVQPFKKGPDYIDPLWLGAASQRPCHNLDFNTMTPDEIIQMVQHYSKNADIALIEANKGLYDGMALDGADSNAAVAKLTQSPVILVVDSRGMTRGIAPLLLGYQAFDREVNIAGIIFNRVGGARHATKLRESVEHYTDIKVLGAVQNNPEMEIEERHLGLMPSNESGEAEQQIGRIRDLVAEQVDLATLLGIAEEPLTPPAPSPSRGEGEEEKNILAPLPLRERGWGEGFLRIGICQDPAFGFYYPGDLDALQQAGAQLVPINTLKDAALPNINGLFIGGGFPETHMQQLAANTSMRESIRDAIDNGLPTYAECGGLMYLSRSLIWNGQQAPMVGVIPGDAVMHTKPQGRGYVKLQETADMPWPGGDTLHTINAHEFHYSRLENLTATGKFAYRMQRGTGIDGQHDGWIYRNLLASYTHMRDTAQFRWAQRFVEFIRQTQRNPTA; via the coding sequence ATGGCAAGAATCTTTATCTCCGCAACCCACAAATCTTCTGGCAAGACGACACTTTCCATTGGTCTGTGTGCGGCTTTGTACGCCCAGGGTTTACGTGTCCAGCCTTTCAAAAAAGGGCCGGATTATATCGACCCTTTGTGGTTGGGGGCTGCCAGTCAGCGTCCTTGCCACAATCTTGATTTTAATACCATGACGCCGGATGAAATCATTCAGATGGTGCAGCATTATTCGAAAAATGCGGACATCGCGTTGATCGAAGCCAACAAAGGGCTGTACGACGGTATGGCGCTGGATGGTGCGGATAGCAATGCGGCGGTGGCTAAACTGACCCAATCCCCAGTTATCTTAGTGGTGGATTCACGCGGTATGACGCGCGGTATTGCCCCGTTATTGCTCGGTTATCAGGCATTTGACCGCGAAGTAAACATTGCCGGAATTATTTTTAACCGCGTGGGGGGTGCTCGCCATGCGACTAAGTTACGCGAATCTGTTGAGCATTACACTGACATCAAAGTATTGGGTGCAGTACAAAACAATCCCGAAATGGAGATCGAAGAGCGTCATCTGGGCTTGATGCCGAGCAATGAGAGTGGTGAAGCAGAACAACAGATTGGGCGGATTCGGGATTTGGTGGCTGAACAAGTGGATTTGGCGACGTTGTTGGGGATTGCGGAAGAACCCCTCACCCCCCCAGCCCCCTCTCCCTCAAGGGGAGAGGGGGAGGAAGAAAAGAATATCTTAGCCCCTCTCCCCTTGAGGGAGAGGGGTTGGGGTGAGGGGTTTCTGCGCATCGGTATCTGCCAAGACCCCGCTTTCGGTTTTTATTACCCCGGCGACCTTGATGCCCTGCAACAAGCCGGTGCGCAGCTTGTCCCCATCAATACCCTGAAAGATGCTGCCTTGCCTAACATCAACGGTTTGTTCATCGGCGGTGGTTTCCCCGAAACCCACATGCAGCAACTGGCGGCGAATACGTCGATGCGCGAATCCATCCGCGATGCCATCGACAACGGTTTGCCGACGTATGCGGAATGCGGCGGCTTGATGTACCTTTCCCGCAGCCTAATTTGGAACGGGCAGCAAGCGCCAATGGTGGGGGTGATTCCTGGCGATGCGGTAATGCATACCAAGCCGCAGGGCAGGGGTTACGTGAAATTGCAGGAAACCGCCGATATGCCTTGGCCGGGTGGCGACACGTTGCATACCATTAATGCGCACGAGTTCCACTATTCGCGACTTGAGAATTTGACCGCAACGGGTAAATTCGCCTACCGTATGCAACGCGGAACCGGCATTGATGGTCAACACGATGGCTGGATTTACCGCAATTTGTTAGCCTCTTACACGCACATGCGCGATACCGCCCAGTTTAGGTGGGCGCAGCGTTTTGTTGAGTTTATCCGTCAAACCCAAAGGAATCCTACTGCATGA
- a CDS encoding CPBP family intramembrane glutamic endopeptidase, with protein sequence MNTSYLSLASLGKNHWWRYVLGLLVIAVFWQVLGAIPLGIMVVMLLGDDDPATNVDLSTLQFEGVSSLWPYLGINFTLLAMLLGVFITVRFLHQRYFTSLITPFMRIDWKLMFKGFAVFLGLIALATLLEVLFKPDEYQMTFDATQFLIFLPIALVITPLQAAAEELLFRGYVMQWLGLWGRSAVVPVLGSSLLFMAAHLANPEVGANAYLIPLLYLLMGLFLAIITVKSNSLELAIGVHAANNLFAVLVMNYEGSALPAPSLFTASEIDPVASLVSFVVIAAVFYWIVFVWQRHDNIKI encoded by the coding sequence GTGAACACAAGTTATCTGAGCCTGGCCAGTCTGGGTAAAAATCATTGGTGGCGGTACGTACTTGGCTTATTGGTCATTGCGGTTTTCTGGCAGGTGTTGGGTGCGATTCCGTTAGGAATCATGGTGGTTATGCTGTTGGGTGACGATGATCCTGCCACTAATGTTGACCTGAGTACCTTGCAGTTTGAGGGGGTCAGTAGCCTGTGGCCTTATCTGGGGATCAACTTCACCTTGCTGGCAATGCTGCTGGGGGTGTTCATTACGGTGCGTTTTTTACACCAACGTTACTTCACTAGCCTCATTACGCCGTTTATGCGCATTGACTGGAAACTCATGTTTAAGGGCTTTGCTGTCTTTTTGGGTTTGATTGCCTTGGCAACCTTACTGGAGGTGTTATTCAAGCCTGATGAATACCAGATGACGTTTGATGCAACACAATTCCTGATTTTCCTGCCGATTGCGCTGGTGATTACCCCGCTTCAGGCAGCGGCTGAAGAATTGCTGTTTCGGGGTTATGTAATGCAATGGTTGGGGTTGTGGGGGCGCAGTGCAGTCGTACCGGTGTTGGGGTCTTCGTTGCTTTTCATGGCGGCACATTTAGCAAATCCAGAAGTCGGGGCGAATGCCTACCTGATTCCGTTATTGTATTTGTTAATGGGCTTGTTTTTAGCCATTATTACGGTCAAAAGTAATTCCCTGGAGTTGGCGATTGGGGTTCATGCCGCGAATAATCTGTTCGCGGTATTGGTTATGAATTATGAGGGTTCAGCATTGCCTGCGCCGTCCTTGTTTACCGCTAGTGAAATTGATCCGGTGGCGAGTCTGGTCAGCTTTGTGGTGATCGCCGCTGTCTTCTATTGGATTGTGTTTGTCTGGCAACGTCACGACAATATTAAGATTTAA
- the oppB gene encoding oligopeptide ABC transporter permease OppB has protein sequence MLQYVVKRLLGALPTLLVIITLAFFLIRLAPGGPFDTERPMPPEIAANMERAYHLDKPLPVQYGYYLLNVLQGDLGPSFKYKDHSVSSLIAEGFPVSLQLGVFAMLLALLVGIPAGMLAALHHNRPLDHAVMAVSMTGITIPNFVMAPLLALVFGVFLHWLPVAGWDQGWKSAVLPVIALALPQIAYAARLMRASVLETLSSPHIRTAVAKGLPMRLIVWRHVLKGALLPVLSWLGPATAAIITGSVVIEQIFGIPGIGRHFVQGALNRDYTLVMGVVIFYGALIILMNLLVDVIYGWMDPRVRYD, from the coding sequence ATGTTGCAGTATGTCGTTAAACGCTTGCTAGGTGCGCTGCCCACCTTGCTGGTGATCATTACCTTGGCGTTCTTTTTAATCCGTTTAGCACCGGGCGGGCCGTTTGATACCGAACGCCCCATGCCGCCAGAAATTGCGGCGAATATGGAACGTGCTTACCACTTGGATAAGCCTTTGCCGGTGCAATACGGGTATTACTTGCTCAATGTGTTGCAAGGGGATTTGGGGCCGTCGTTTAAGTACAAGGATCACAGTGTCAGCAGCTTGATTGCGGAAGGGTTTCCGGTGTCTTTGCAATTGGGGGTGTTTGCCATGCTGCTCGCCTTGCTGGTTGGGATACCGGCAGGAATGTTGGCGGCGTTGCATCACAACCGCCCGCTGGATCACGCGGTAATGGCGGTTTCCATGACGGGTATTACGATACCCAATTTTGTCATGGCACCGTTATTGGCGTTGGTGTTTGGGGTATTTTTGCATTGGCTGCCGGTAGCCGGTTGGGATCAGGGCTGGAAATCAGCAGTGTTACCAGTGATTGCGTTGGCATTGCCGCAAATTGCGTATGCGGCGCGGCTAATGCGTGCCAGTGTGCTGGAAACCTTGTCTAGCCCGCATATTCGTACTGCGGTTGCCAAAGGCTTACCGATGCGGCTGATTGTGTGGCGGCATGTATTGAAAGGAGCATTGCTGCCAGTATTGTCTTGGCTGGGGCCTGCGACAGCGGCGATTATTACCGGTTCGGTGGTGATTGAGCAGATTTTCGGAATTCCGGGCATCGGGCGACATTTTGTGCAGGGGGCATTGAATCGGGATTACACGTTGGTCATGGGCGTGGTGATCTTTTACGGCGCGTTAATTATTTTGATGAATTTGCTGGTGGATGTAATTTACGGCTGGATGGATCCGAGGGTGCGTTATGATTAA